The following coding sequences lie in one Acidobacteriota bacterium genomic window:
- a CDS encoding IS256 family transposase: MAKHDRRTSRRQPSTSRSVSIQVPLPVLAVLGDVRQAFHGLCISTGMQVLQAMQEADRDALCGPKGRHQPERTAWRGGSVESHVTLGGRQVGLPRLRVRNADGEVPLASFQWAAATDALEAHTLEAIAAGVSTRRYARTLDPVPAEVSERATSRSAVSRRFVALSTQQLRAFVSRPLGELDLRVVCIDGKVFKEHCIVIALGIDTAGRKHVLGLREGATETAAVSTALLNDLVTRGLPTERAMLFLVDGSAALRRAISDVYGSLGVVHRCQVHKYRNVLGHLPERLHASVGRALRTAWDLHSEATAKRALERLARSLEDEHPGAAASIREGLDETLTVLRLGLTGPLQRTLRTTNIIENLNGGVERYTRNVKRWRGGQMIQRWVASALLEAEQRFRRVRGYRDMRHLVAALDALAPPEVDVEQVA; encoded by the coding sequence ATGGCCAAGCATGACAGGCGGACATCGCGCCGCCAACCCTCAACCTCGCGTTCGGTCTCGATCCAGGTGCCGCTGCCGGTGCTCGCCGTGCTCGGTGACGTCCGGCAGGCGTTCCACGGCCTGTGCATCTCGACCGGGATGCAGGTGCTCCAGGCAATGCAGGAGGCGGACCGGGACGCGTTGTGCGGCCCGAAGGGACGTCACCAGCCCGAGCGGACCGCGTGGCGCGGCGGGAGCGTGGAGAGCCACGTGACGCTGGGCGGCCGTCAGGTCGGGCTGCCGCGGCTTCGCGTGCGCAACGCCGACGGCGAGGTGCCGCTGGCCAGTTTTCAGTGGGCGGCGGCAACCGACGCGCTGGAGGCGCACACGCTCGAAGCGATCGCCGCGGGGGTGTCGACGCGGCGGTATGCGCGCACGCTGGACCCGGTGCCGGCCGAGGTGTCGGAGCGGGCGACGTCGCGCAGCGCCGTGTCGCGGCGGTTCGTGGCATTGTCGACCCAACAGCTGCGGGCGTTCGTCAGCCGGCCGCTGGGCGAGCTGGACCTGCGTGTGGTCTGCATCGACGGCAAGGTCTTCAAGGAACACTGTATCGTGATCGCGTTGGGGATCGACACTGCGGGGCGCAAACACGTCCTCGGCTTGCGTGAAGGTGCGACCGAGACGGCGGCGGTCTCGACGGCGCTGCTCAACGACCTGGTGACGCGCGGATTGCCGACCGAGAGGGCGATGCTGTTCCTGGTCGACGGGTCCGCGGCGCTGCGTCGCGCCATCAGCGACGTCTACGGCTCGCTCGGCGTCGTACATCGCTGTCAGGTCCACAAGTATCGGAACGTGCTGGGCCATCTGCCGGAGCGGCTGCACGCCAGCGTCGGCCGGGCGCTGCGTACGGCGTGGGACCTGCATTCGGAAGCGACCGCGAAACGGGCTCTGGAGCGCCTGGCCCGCTCGCTGGAGGACGAGCATCCCGGCGCCGCGGCATCCATCCGCGAGGGGCTGGACGAGACGCTGACGGTGCTGCGTTTGGGCCTGACGGGGCCGCTGCAGCGGACGCTGCGCACGACGAACATCATCGAGAACCTCAACGGCGGGGTGGAGCGCTACACGCGCAACGTGAAGCGCTGGCGCGGCGGACAGATGATCCAGCGCTGGGTGGCGAGTGCGCTACTGGAAGCGGAGCAGCGTTTCCGGCGGGTTCGAGGCTACCGTGACATGCG